A single genomic interval of Stieleria maiorica harbors:
- a CDS encoding DUF1553 domain-containing protein yields the protein MVRPFIFAAVVFQSTLCLAEDLDFNRDVRPVLSDKCYYCHGPDEENREAGLRLDVREEAIDLIESGELVDRILSDDEDLLMPPPHSKLSLSEKEKQTLQRWVDEGAAYAEHWSFMPLPESVTVPNPEEPEWCRQTIDRFVLDRLDREGMLPNRAADPKRWLRRATLDLTGLPPTPAEIREFEDALAGDDSRRHRDAVYQSVVDRLLQSSRFGQHMAVSWLDAARYADSYGYQSDKLNTQWPYRDWVVDALNENLPYDDFLTWQLAGDLLPDATRQQKLATAFNRIHRLNNEGGAVFEEWRVENVADRVHTFGTAVLGLTLECCRCHDHKYDPIPMRDYYSLSAFFNSIDESGVYDRTEKVPCPSLLLPTEQQEAARREAMETLRAAEQDYANVLRQSAQRYESWKRDSDTVSPIPDLRLAIGFDVDFDKSIKDLYHPSQSDRSWTSMSPLQAVQDCSIPRLDPALAADQQRTSKAAEATGTASDDQQDAAPEPVAVPRRAIVLDGERGVTTHGVPAFDRWTPFSVVVTLRDTKRTPHRSVIVHHTRGTDCGYNGWDLTIENGHLESRMARVWPGNAMSVRTIDPIPAGAWHQVTATYDGSSQAAGLRLYLDGVLLETDVLRDQVKKRANVVVDHGGEFVIGQRFRARGFAGGLIDDVRVYDRALTEPEMKHLATGEPIEPTEAYFAAAIDTPARQSLQTLTDARKALVMAEEAMNEIPVMQEMDQARPAYILARGQYDAPKNEDTRVNRDTFSQFGLPFPDQAPRDRLGLAQWVTDSRNPLTARVAVNRLWGNFFSSPLVTTPENFGLQGELPTHPELLDWLARDFVDNGWDVKRLCRQIVLSSTYRQDSRVDADKLQRDPDNLLLARGPASRLAAEQIRDLALAASELMNDEQGGPPVSPYQPGGDLWRESNGMSPPYQQSVGTALYRRSLYSVWKRTAPLPNMLALDATTREVCTMERSRTNTPLQALVLMNDVQFVEAARALAESVMNQNDDPERVQLAFLKLTGRNADTNELERLLSLLKEEQAYFADEPERAAALLAIGQSTVASDVPPPQLAAMTVVCQAMMNLDATVWKR from the coding sequence ATGGTTCGACCGTTCATCTTTGCCGCCGTCGTCTTTCAATCGACGCTTTGCCTGGCCGAGGATCTTGATTTCAACCGAGACGTTCGGCCGGTCCTGTCGGACAAGTGCTATTATTGCCACGGTCCGGACGAGGAGAACCGCGAGGCCGGGCTACGGCTGGACGTCCGCGAGGAGGCGATCGATTTGATCGAATCCGGCGAGCTGGTCGATCGGATTCTCAGCGACGACGAAGATCTGTTGATGCCGCCGCCGCATTCCAAGCTCAGCCTGAGCGAAAAGGAAAAGCAGACGCTGCAGCGGTGGGTCGATGAAGGGGCCGCGTATGCCGAACACTGGTCGTTCATGCCGTTGCCGGAAAGCGTCACGGTGCCCAATCCAGAAGAACCCGAGTGGTGTCGCCAGACGATCGACCGGTTTGTGCTGGATCGCTTGGATCGTGAAGGCATGCTGCCCAATCGGGCCGCCGATCCAAAACGCTGGCTTCGCCGCGCGACGTTGGATTTAACCGGTTTGCCGCCGACGCCCGCGGAGATCCGCGAGTTTGAGGACGCGTTGGCCGGAGACGACAGCCGCCGTCATCGCGATGCGGTATACCAATCGGTCGTCGATCGATTGTTGCAATCCTCACGCTTCGGCCAGCACATGGCGGTTTCGTGGTTGGATGCCGCCCGCTACGCCGATTCGTACGGCTACCAGAGTGACAAGCTAAATACACAGTGGCCCTATCGCGACTGGGTGGTCGACGCGCTGAACGAGAACCTGCCCTATGACGATTTTTTGACGTGGCAACTGGCCGGCGACCTGTTGCCCGATGCGACGCGCCAGCAGAAGTTGGCGACCGCGTTCAATCGGATTCACCGGCTGAACAACGAAGGCGGGGCGGTGTTTGAAGAGTGGCGTGTCGAGAACGTTGCCGACCGCGTGCATACGTTCGGCACCGCGGTGCTGGGGCTGACCCTAGAATGTTGCCGCTGTCACGATCACAAGTACGACCCGATCCCGATGCGTGACTACTATTCGCTGTCGGCGTTCTTCAATTCGATCGACGAAAGCGGCGTCTATGACCGCACCGAAAAAGTCCCGTGTCCGTCGTTGTTGCTGCCGACCGAGCAGCAGGAAGCGGCACGTCGAGAGGCGATGGAAACGCTGCGTGCGGCCGAGCAAGATTACGCGAACGTGTTGCGCCAATCCGCACAACGATACGAATCGTGGAAACGCGATTCGGACACCGTGTCACCGATTCCGGACCTGCGATTGGCGATCGGGTTTGACGTCGATTTCGACAAGTCCATCAAGGATCTCTATCACCCGTCGCAGTCCGACCGCTCGTGGACGTCGATGTCCCCGTTGCAAGCGGTCCAGGATTGCTCGATCCCGCGGCTGGATCCGGCGCTGGCAGCGGACCAACAACGCACCAGTAAGGCTGCCGAAGCGACTGGAACTGCCAGCGACGACCAACAGGATGCTGCGCCGGAACCGGTCGCGGTGCCGCGCCGTGCGATCGTGTTGGACGGTGAACGCGGCGTCACGACGCACGGAGTTCCCGCCTTTGATCGCTGGACGCCGTTTTCGGTTGTGGTGACGCTGCGGGATACCAAACGCACGCCTCATCGCAGCGTGATCGTTCATCACACCCGAGGCACCGATTGTGGTTACAACGGCTGGGACCTGACGATCGAAAACGGTCATCTGGAATCGCGGATGGCCCGTGTCTGGCCTGGTAACGCGATGTCGGTTCGCACGATCGATCCGATTCCCGCGGGCGCCTGGCACCAGGTCACCGCGACCTATGACGGTTCGTCACAAGCGGCCGGATTGCGATTGTACTTGGATGGTGTCCTGCTGGAGACGGACGTCTTGCGTGATCAGGTGAAAAAGCGGGCCAACGTGGTGGTCGATCACGGGGGCGAATTCGTGATCGGGCAACGTTTTCGCGCACGCGGATTCGCCGGCGGGTTGATCGATGACGTGCGAGTTTATGACCGGGCGTTGACCGAACCGGAAATGAAACACCTGGCCACGGGCGAGCCGATCGAACCGACCGAGGCCTACTTTGCTGCGGCGATCGATACACCGGCTCGCCAATCCCTGCAAACGTTGACCGACGCCAGGAAAGCGTTGGTTATGGCAGAAGAAGCGATGAACGAGATTCCGGTGATGCAGGAGATGGATCAGGCTCGTCCGGCGTACATTCTCGCCCGAGGCCAATACGATGCTCCCAAGAACGAAGACACGCGGGTGAACCGCGACACGTTCTCCCAGTTCGGACTGCCGTTTCCCGATCAGGCACCGCGTGATCGGTTGGGATTGGCACAGTGGGTGACCGATTCGCGAAACCCGCTGACGGCGCGGGTGGCCGTCAACCGGCTGTGGGGCAACTTCTTTTCCAGCCCGCTGGTCACGACGCCGGAAAATTTCGGGTTGCAAGGCGAATTGCCGACGCACCCGGAGCTGCTCGACTGGTTGGCTCGCGATTTTGTCGACAACGGATGGGACGTCAAACGTTTGTGTCGTCAAATCGTCCTGTCGTCGACCTATCGCCAGGATTCACGCGTCGACGCGGACAAACTGCAGCGTGACCCCGACAACCTGTTGCTCGCCCGCGGGCCGGCCAGTCGTCTTGCCGCCGAACAGATTCGCGACCTGGCGTTGGCGGCTTCGGAACTGATGAACGACGAACAAGGCGGGCCGCCGGTGTCGCCCTATCAGCCCGGCGGCGACCTGTGGCGGGAATCCAACGGCATGTCTCCGCCGTACCAGCAATCGGTCGGCACCGCGCTTTACCGACGATCGTTGTATTCGGTTTGGAAACGCACGGCGCCGCTGCCCAACATGTTGGCGCTCGACGCGACAACGCGTGAGGTCTGCACGATGGAGCGATCACGCACCAACACGCCGCTTCAGGCATTGGTATTGATGAACGACGTTCAATTCGTCGAAGCCGCACGCGCACTGGCCGAATCGGTGATGAATCAAAACGACGATCCCGAACGCGTTCAACTCGCCTTTTTGAAATTGACCGGTCGCAACGCAGATACGAACGAGCTGGAGCGTTTACTGTCGCTGTTGAAAGAAGAACAAGCTTACTTTGCCGACGAGCCCGAACGTGCCGCCGCACTGCTTGCGATCGGCCAGTCGACGGTCGCTTCGGACGTCCCACCGCCACAGCTGGCCGCGATGACCGTCGTCTGCCAGGCGATGATGAACTTGGATGCAACGGTTTGGAAACGCTAG
- a CDS encoding DUF1501 domain-containing protein: protein MNPNSLSHAMAANRRLFLKSSGAGVALGAAALGNLMGRETTVTDTGGGLHFPPKAKRIIYLFQSGGPAQQDLFDYKPLLNQMNGQELPAEVRGEQRLTGMSVNQSLLPLAGSQFKFSQAGQSGAWLSDLLPHHREIADDVCFIKSMYTEAINHDPAITLFQTGAQIAGRPSLGAWLSYGLGSVNDDLPAFIVLVSAGQGGQPLYARLWGNGFLDSKYQGVQFRGGSDPVLYLSNPGGVDRGRRRAQLDAINDLNQHQFAKELDPEIESRIAQYEMAFRMQASVPDVADFSDEPESTFEMYGEDARKPGTFAANCLLARRLAERDVRFIQLYHQGWDQHSNLPKGIRGQAKETDQASAALIKDLKRHGLLDDTLVIWGGEFGRTSYSQGVLTADNYGRDHHPRCFTMWMAGGGIKPGFSYGQTDEFGYNVIENGVHVHDFNATILHLMGIDHERLTYKYQGRRFRLTDVHGDLIEPILV, encoded by the coding sequence ATGAACCCCAATTCTCTCAGCCATGCCATGGCAGCCAATCGCCGTCTGTTTCTCAAAAGCAGCGGTGCCGGCGTTGCCTTGGGCGCCGCGGCGCTCGGCAATTTGATGGGACGCGAAACGACGGTCACGGACACAGGTGGTGGGTTGCATTTTCCGCCCAAAGCCAAGCGGATCATTTATCTGTTCCAGTCCGGCGGACCGGCGCAGCAGGACTTGTTCGATTACAAGCCGCTGTTGAACCAGATGAACGGCCAGGAATTGCCAGCGGAAGTCCGCGGCGAGCAGCGTTTGACCGGTATGTCGGTCAATCAGTCGTTGCTGCCGCTGGCGGGATCTCAATTCAAGTTTTCCCAGGCCGGTCAATCGGGCGCCTGGCTGAGCGATCTGTTGCCGCACCATCGCGAGATCGCCGACGACGTTTGTTTCATCAAATCGATGTACACCGAGGCGATCAATCACGACCCCGCGATCACGCTTTTCCAAACGGGGGCGCAAATCGCCGGACGTCCGTCGTTGGGGGCTTGGTTGTCGTATGGTCTGGGCAGCGTGAACGATGATCTGCCCGCCTTCATCGTACTCGTCTCCGCCGGCCAAGGCGGCCAACCGTTGTATGCGCGGTTGTGGGGCAACGGCTTTTTGGATTCCAAATACCAAGGCGTCCAGTTTCGCGGCGGCAGCGATCCGGTGTTGTATCTGTCGAATCCCGGCGGAGTCGACCGGGGCCGTCGACGGGCCCAATTGGATGCGATCAATGATCTAAATCAGCACCAATTCGCCAAAGAACTGGATCCGGAGATCGAATCGCGGATCGCGCAATACGAAATGGCGTTTCGGATGCAGGCCAGCGTGCCGGACGTCGCCGATTTTTCCGACGAACCGGAATCGACGTTCGAAATGTATGGCGAGGACGCTCGCAAGCCGGGGACCTTTGCCGCGAACTGTTTGTTGGCCCGGCGGTTGGCCGAACGCGATGTTCGTTTCATCCAACTTTACCACCAAGGCTGGGACCAACATTCGAACTTGCCCAAGGGGATTCGTGGTCAGGCCAAGGAGACTGACCAAGCGTCGGCGGCGCTGATCAAGGACCTGAAACGACACGGGTTGTTGGATGACACGTTGGTCATCTGGGGCGGCGAGTTCGGACGCACGTCGTATTCACAAGGCGTGTTGACGGCCGACAATTATGGCCGCGATCACCATCCACGCTGCTTCACCATGTGGATGGCCGGCGGCGGGATCAAACCCGGATTCAGCTACGGCCAGACCGATGAATTCGGATACAACGTGATCGAAAACGGTGTCCACGTTCACGATTTCAACGCGACGATTCTGCACTTGATGGGAATCGACCACGAACGGTTGACGTACAAGTACCAGGGCCGACGGTTTCGTCTGACCGATGTGCACGGTGATTTAATCGAACCGATTCTGGTGTAG
- a CDS encoding AraC family transcriptional regulator: MSNTRTAERFYRRLDPQGQILGLFDLLPSVSFFVKDRRGRFIALNRRGCEYCGVANENDAIGRTDHDFFPKQRADEYRADDLKVMESGREIRNRIESAPEAEGSPRLVMTSKIPLRDRRGNVIGIAGFSRQVEELRSPGGTVAAFADVIAHLHRHYDDPLTTPFLAKMADLSVSQFERRFRKAFGCSVRQYLVRIRVENATKLLTETSQTISQIALATGFYDHAHFSRSFRQLMKVSPSDYRRQFRHES, from the coding sequence ATGAGTAATACCAGGACGGCCGAGCGTTTTTACCGACGTCTGGACCCCCAAGGCCAGATTCTGGGGCTCTTTGACCTGTTGCCGAGCGTCTCGTTCTTCGTCAAAGATCGCCGCGGCCGATTCATCGCTCTGAATCGTCGCGGGTGCGAGTATTGTGGTGTGGCCAACGAAAACGACGCGATCGGACGCACCGATCATGACTTTTTCCCCAAGCAACGGGCCGACGAATACCGGGCCGACGACCTGAAAGTGATGGAGAGCGGGCGCGAGATTCGCAACCGGATTGAAAGTGCGCCCGAAGCGGAAGGCTCGCCGCGTTTGGTGATGACCAGCAAGATTCCGCTGCGTGATCGCCGCGGAAACGTGATCGGCATCGCGGGATTTTCACGCCAAGTCGAAGAGCTTCGTTCCCCGGGCGGGACGGTCGCCGCGTTTGCCGATGTGATCGCGCATCTGCACCGACATTACGACGATCCGTTGACGACTCCCTTTCTGGCAAAGATGGCAGACCTGTCCGTCAGCCAGTTCGAGCGGCGATTTCGAAAGGCGTTCGGCTGCTCGGTCCGCCAGTACCTGGTCCGCATTCGTGTGGAGAACGCGACGAAATTGCTGACCGAGACATCGCAAACCATTTCCCAGATCGCGCTGGCGACCGGGTTTTACGACCACGCCCATTTCAGCCGCAGTTTTCGTCAGCTGATGAAGGTTTCGCCGTCGGACTATCGACGGCAATTTCGGCATGAATCGTAG